One part of the Halopenitus persicus genome encodes these proteins:
- a CDS encoding IS630 family transposase (programmed frameshift), whose product MDHLDEISVEELQDALDNVDGNKPTQRLLAAIAYKNGVTQTELAEWHDTGRRTIYSWLMRLDTDEPFEQAVSDAHRSGRKRKLSESQQKEFERTVHEPPEEVGIDAPAWTPALVQEFLEETYGVEYSAPSCRRLLKEAGLSYQKPRRTAAESEESDQEEFHDEIKKKRAEMDATVVCIDQTKKSVQVEPRAAWFPRGTRPSVELSGQRDWTCLLGAVTENGDCFFSRFTEYVTADHAKHFILALCKEFEEDLIVVLDGASYFQASAVTDLAARDDLAFVTLPAYSPELNPVEECWRQLQDALSNRFFDSLDELTTAIDTALDQLSLPKVSNYF is encoded by the exons ATGGATCATCTCGACGAGATCTCCGTCGAAGAACTCCAAGACGCCCTCGACAATGTTGACGGAAACAAGCCGACTCAACGGTTGTTAGCGGCGATTGCGTACAAAAACGGTGTAACGCAGACCGAACTTGCAGAGTGGCACGATACCGGGCGAAGAACGATCTACAGCTGGTTAATGCGACTTGATACGGACGAACCGTTTGAGCAAGCTGTGTCTGATGCTCATCGATCTGGGAGAAAACGAAAGCTCTCAGAATCACAGCAAAAAGAGTTCGAACGAACTGTTCATGAACCGCCCGAGGAAGTTGGGATCGACGCGCCGGCGTGGACGCCGGCGCTCGTTCAGGAATTTCTCGAAGAAACCTACGGCGTCGAGTACTCTGCCCCGAGTTGTCGGCGGTTGCTGAAAGAAGCTGGACTCAGCTATCAAAAACCTCGACGTACAGCCGCTGAATCTGAAGAATCCGACCAAGAAGAGTTCCACGACGAGATCA AAAAAAAGCGAGCGGAGATGGACGCCACAGTAGTCTGTATCGATCAGACGAAAAAATCTGTCCAGGTCGAGCCGCGTGCCGCGTGGTTTCCGCGCGGCACGCGGCCGAGCGTCGAACTCTCTGGCCAACGTGACTGGACGTGTCTACTCGGCGCAGTCACCGAAAACGGTGACTGCTTTTTCTCGCGGTTCACCGAGTACGTCACCGCCGACCACGCAAAACATTTCATTCTCGCGTTATGCAAAGAATTTGAAGAAGACTTGATCGTCGTGCTAGATGGGGCGTCGTACTTCCAGGCGTCGGCCGTCACGGACCTGGCGGCCCGTGACGACCTCGCCTTCGTCACGTTACCTGCGTATTCGCCGGAACTCAATCCTGTCGAAGAGTGCTGGCGACAACTCCAGGACGCTCTGAGCAACCGATTCTTTGACTCGCTCGATGAACTCACGACGGCGATCGATACCGCTCTTGACCAGCTGTCGCTCCCAAAAGTGAGCAATTATTTCTAA
- a CDS encoding ester cyclase — translation MSAKTVDTEVLDRVWKEAFGDGDMTVVEEEIPRDYAVQTPGADEPIEGRDAFKTYVAEYSKAFPDISITVEDRIVGDDAIVEHFRIKGTHKGEFREIPPTDDRLEFTGIVIHYVENGEIIESVSKFDTMSVMEQLGVIESPN, via the coding sequence ATGTCAGCAAAGACCGTAGACACCGAAGTGTTAGACCGAGTCTGGAAGGAAGCGTTTGGAGATGGAGACATGACCGTGGTTGAAGAGGAGATTCCTCGCGACTACGCCGTTCAAACCCCTGGCGCCGACGAACCGATCGAGGGGAGAGACGCGTTTAAAACGTACGTGGCTGAGTATAGCAAAGCATTCCCCGACATCTCGATTACAGTTGAAGATCGGATCGTCGGTGACGATGCGATCGTTGAACATTTTCGTATCAAGGGGACGCACAAGGGTGAATTCAGGGAGATACCTCCCACTGACGACCGGTTAGAGTTCACCGGGATCGTCATCCATTACGTAGAGAATGGCGAAATTATTGAGTCCGTATCCAAGTTTGATACGATGAGCGTTATGGAACAACTCGGCGTCATTGAATCACCTAATTGA
- a CDS encoding amphi-Trp domain-containing protein → MPEEVLFKSESDQSREEIASYLRKVADNLDSGDAITLKAGSESVTLNPPARPTFEVKAEREGPTGNMTERSIEFEVEWDENDGEEGGGSGQLEIE, encoded by the coding sequence ATGCCTGAAGAAGTCCTGTTCAAGTCAGAGAGCGACCAGAGTCGAGAAGAGATTGCATCGTACCTTCGGAAAGTCGCGGACAATCTGGACAGCGGTGACGCGATCACCCTGAAAGCGGGCTCCGAGTCTGTAACACTGAATCCCCCTGCCCGACCGACGTTCGAGGTCAAAGCTGAACGCGAAGGCCCGACCGGCAACATGACTGAACGAAGTATCGAGTTCGAAGTCGAATGGGACGAGAACGACGGTGAGGAAGGTGGCGGAAGTGGTCAGTTAGAAATCGAGTAG
- a CDS encoding FxsA family protein encodes MRLRYLIALLLLIPLADALFLVVVADHLGWQLTVALVVLTALLGMLLVRAEGRHTLARLQRKAARGEPPTNELLDGALLITAGAFLLTPGLVTDAIGFLLAFPPTRIPIRAVTKRFVLVPYLDRRTDGFLSGNVYIGGFPDGDEFGGAGGGAFGGGFGGSGGGFGGATQPGASDETEDGSAADGPGPRSGSSPGAGSGTDRGDDDVVDVDYTVEDGTDEEPADDETRSTDDR; translated from the coding sequence ATGCGCCTGCGCTATCTGATCGCGCTCCTTCTTTTGATCCCGCTTGCGGACGCGCTGTTCCTCGTCGTCGTGGCCGACCACCTCGGCTGGCAGCTCACCGTCGCCCTGGTCGTGCTCACGGCGCTGTTGGGGATGCTGCTCGTCCGCGCCGAGGGGCGTCACACGCTCGCTCGACTCCAGCGGAAGGCCGCACGCGGCGAGCCGCCGACGAACGAGCTGCTCGACGGGGCCTTGCTCATCACGGCGGGCGCCTTCCTGCTCACGCCCGGGCTCGTCACCGACGCGATCGGGTTCCTGCTCGCGTTCCCGCCGACCCGGATCCCCATCCGGGCGGTGACGAAGCGCTTCGTCCTCGTCCCCTACCTCGACCGCCGGACCGACGGATTCCTCAGCGGGAACGTCTACATCGGCGGGTTTCCCGACGGCGACGAGTTCGGCGGCGCCGGCGGTGGTGCCTTCGGCGGCGGATTCGGCGGTTCCGGCGGCGGATTCGGCGGAGCCACGCAGCCGGGTGCCAGTGACGAAACCGAAGACGGTAGTGCAGCCGATGGGCCGGGTCCCCGGTCCGGATCGAGCCCCGGTGCCGGTTCCGGAACCGACCGGGGGGATGACGACGTGGTCGACGTCGATTACACCGTGGAGGACGGGACCGACGAGGAGCCCGCGGACGACGAAACGCGGTCGACGGACGATCGCTGA
- a CDS encoding IS6 family transposase, with protein MPEITRLSGGCDWIDLDFVERERTPRSAMKLGIQLHVAGLSLSNTISILDKLGVTRSRKAVHDWVQKADLQLDGGANPEQVAVDESVIRINDQQYWLYAAVDPSTNHFLHIRLFSTYTTAVTEIFLRELREKHDVDDTLFLVDDADWLQTALQRHGLDFRYERHGNRNSVERIFREIKRRTSSFSNCFSHVDPSTAETWLHTFAVWHNATN; from the coding sequence ATGCCCGAAATCACACGCCTCAGCGGTGGTTGCGACTGGATCGATTTGGATTTTGTGGAGCGCGAGCGGACACCCCGATCGGCGATGAAGCTTGGTATTCAACTTCACGTTGCTGGTCTCTCACTTTCGAATACCATCTCGATTCTTGATAAGTTGGGTGTCACACGCAGCCGAAAAGCCGTCCACGATTGGGTACAGAAAGCCGATCTGCAACTTGACGGAGGTGCCAATCCGGAACAAGTGGCGGTTGATGAGAGCGTGATCCGAATCAATGATCAGCAGTACTGGTTGTACGCGGCGGTCGATCCATCTACAAACCACTTCCTTCATATTCGGCTCTTTTCCACGTATACGACTGCAGTAACTGAGATCTTTCTCAGAGAGCTCCGTGAGAAACACGATGTTGATGACACGCTATTTCTTGTCGATGATGCGGATTGGTTGCAAACCGCGCTCCAACGACACGGCCTCGATTTCAGATACGAACGCCACGGAAATCGTAACAGCGTCGAACGTATCTTCCGTGAGATAAAACGACGCACCTCTTCGTTCTCAAACTGTTTTAGCCACGTTGATCCAAGCACAGCTGAAACGTGGTTACACACCTTCGCCGTCTGGCACAATGCTACAAACTAA
- a CDS encoding DUF1405 domain-containing protein: MARGSTVESTDSAAPPEPSRERGAPRDQPDRLPLPRWAAPLPARLETVALRLVWIIVAINLVGTAFGFWYYRFQFEQIAPRWWIFVPDSPGATLFIALALAAWAIGRPNDTLASLAFVGNIKLGLWTPYVLVAFAPGFLEFTAVPMYLFLFWSHIAMAVQAFVLHRISGFPLHAIAIAAAWYTVDLLFDYFVPLGGQVTHTSLPYAGSMPWFTTTVLQVAAAGAVALTIAPIAWLLATRIRIVATGGHAWE, encoded by the coding sequence ATGGCACGCGGGTCCACCGTCGAATCGACCGACTCGGCCGCCCCTCCCGAACCGAGCCGGGAACGGGGGGCACCGCGGGACCAGCCGGATCGACTGCCGCTCCCGCGGTGGGCTGCGCCCCTCCCGGCGCGACTCGAGACGGTCGCGCTCCGGCTGGTTTGGATCATCGTCGCGATCAACCTCGTCGGGACCGCCTTCGGGTTCTGGTACTACCGGTTCCAGTTCGAGCAGATCGCACCCCGGTGGTGGATCTTCGTCCCGGACAGCCCCGGCGCCACGCTGTTCATCGCGCTCGCGCTCGCGGCGTGGGCGATCGGCCGACCGAACGACACCCTCGCGTCGCTGGCGTTCGTCGGAAACATCAAGCTCGGCCTGTGGACCCCGTACGTGTTGGTTGCGTTCGCGCCGGGATTCCTCGAGTTCACCGCGGTGCCGATGTACCTCTTTCTGTTCTGGAGCCACATCGCGATGGCCGTCCAGGCGTTCGTCCTTCACCGGATCTCGGGGTTCCCGCTGCACGCGATCGCGATCGCCGCGGCGTGGTACACGGTCGACCTGCTGTTCGATTACTTCGTCCCGCTCGGCGGACAGGTCACGCACACGTCGCTGCCGTACGCGGGCTCAATGCCGTGGTTCACGACGACCGTGCTCCAGGTCGCGGCCGCGGGCGCCGTCGCGTTGACGATCGCTCCGATCGCGTGGCTGTTGGCGACCCGGATCCGGATCGTCGCGACCGGCGGACACGCCTGGGAGTGA
- a CDS encoding TatD family hydrolase, translated as MTDPDLPTPVLDNHLHLDPRHGRGMDAVRDFRTLGGTHLLVVNKPSWHLGVEADEPADFRTVFEETIDVVAAADELLDGGAWPVLGVHPGLISRLVDERDFSPDEARELMQGGLSVAAEYVADGDALALKSGRPHYEVTDAAWDASNAVTKHAFTLGAEHDCAVQLHTEASEDLSELADWAAERGLDPERVVKHYAAGRLRGPTPSVMSERDRLERAAERGDPFLMETDFVDDPDKPGAVLGPKTVPRRVRWLLEEGYDDAVRIAHVETPKRVYGIDTETTLER; from the coding sequence ATGACGGATCCCGATCTCCCGACGCCGGTGCTCGACAACCACCTCCATTTGGATCCGCGACACGGTCGCGGGATGGACGCGGTCAGGGACTTTCGGACCCTCGGCGGCACGCACCTGCTCGTGGTCAACAAGCCGTCCTGGCACCTCGGCGTCGAGGCCGACGAGCCGGCCGACTTCCGGACGGTCTTCGAGGAGACGATCGACGTCGTCGCCGCGGCGGACGAGCTGCTCGACGGCGGCGCCTGGCCCGTCCTCGGCGTCCATCCGGGCCTGATCAGCCGGCTGGTGGACGAGCGCGACTTCTCGCCCGACGAGGCTCGCGAGCTGATGCAGGGCGGGCTCTCCGTGGCGGCCGAGTACGTCGCCGACGGCGACGCGCTCGCCCTCAAGTCGGGGCGGCCACACTACGAGGTGACCGACGCCGCGTGGGACGCCTCGAACGCGGTCACGAAACACGCCTTCACGCTCGGCGCGGAGCACGACTGCGCGGTCCAGCTGCACACGGAGGCCAGCGAGGACCTCTCGGAGCTGGCCGACTGGGCCGCCGAGCGCGGGCTCGATCCGGAGCGCGTGGTCAAACACTACGCTGCCGGTCGGCTCCGCGGACCGACCCCGAGCGTGATGAGCGAGCGCGACCGGCTCGAGCGCGCGGCCGAGCGCGGCGATCCCTTCCTGATGGAGACCGACTTCGTCGACGATCCCGACAAGCCGGGCGCGGTCCTCGGCCCGAAGACCGTCCCGCGGCGCGTTCGCTGGCTGCTCGAGGAGGGCTACGATGACGCCGTCCGGATCGCTCACGTCGAGACGCCGAAACGAGTCTACGGGATCGACACCGAGACGACGCTCGAGCGGTAG
- a CDS encoding HIT family protein: MDRIYAPWRIEWVERDRDPIDGCPFCVLPERDDDVDARIVARGDHNFVLLNNAPYNPGHAMVIPYGHVAEWGALADDVMLEHGRLKAATIAALEAASGPDGVNTGMNLGGSAAGGSIDDHIHTHVVPRWDGDTNFMPVVSDAKVIVEAVDRTYEHLHAAFGELESAVAVPAIDGDDGDAGDTAGAVRLSF; encoded by the coding sequence ATGGACCGGATCTACGCCCCCTGGCGGATCGAGTGGGTCGAACGCGACCGGGACCCGATCGACGGCTGCCCCTTCTGCGTCCTGCCCGAACGCGACGACGACGTCGACGCCCGGATCGTCGCCCGCGGCGACCACAACTTCGTTCTTTTAAATAACGCACCCTACAATCCGGGCCACGCGATGGTGATCCCGTACGGCCACGTCGCCGAGTGGGGCGCGCTCGCGGACGACGTGATGCTCGAACACGGCCGGCTCAAGGCGGCGACGATCGCGGCGCTGGAGGCCGCCTCGGGGCCGGACGGGGTCAACACCGGGATGAACCTGGGCGGGTCGGCCGCCGGCGGCTCGATCGACGACCACATCCACACCCACGTGGTTCCGCGGTGGGACGGCGACACGAACTTCATGCCGGTGGTGAGCGACGCCAAGGTGATCGTCGAGGCGGTCGATCGGACCTACGAGCACCTCCACGCGGCGTTCGGCGAACTGGAGTCCGCGGTCGCGGTCCCGGCGATCGACGGCGATGACGGGGACGCCGGCGATACCGCCGGCGCGGTCAGGCTGTCCTTCTGA
- a CDS encoding aminopeptidase — MDPRVREHAETLVDWSARIAAGDDVIVDVDEGAHELAVAVVEALGERGANVEVTYGSGELSRAYLKGREDADEPFETDPAHSLALFEAADAYLRLGGGRNTMATADVDPETRRAHARSRTGIREARMDADWVSTVHPTRSLAQQAGMSIEAYREFVYGAVLRDWEALAAEMDRLKQLLDAGSEVRIRIDREDRPTTDLTVGIENRTAVNSAASVAYDSHNLPSGEVFTAPATATGEIHFDVPMTISGRRVRDVRLEVDDGEVVDFAAATNEDALASILETDAGARRFGELGIGMNRGIDRFTDSILFDEKMAGTVHLALGRAYDACLPEGESGNDSAVHVDLIADVTTNASIAIDGEVIQRNGIFRWEGGFEE, encoded by the coding sequence ATGGACCCACGCGTACGCGAGCACGCGGAGACGCTCGTCGATTGGAGCGCGCGGATCGCGGCCGGCGACGACGTGATCGTCGACGTCGACGAGGGAGCACACGAGCTGGCCGTCGCGGTCGTCGAGGCGCTCGGCGAGCGCGGGGCGAACGTCGAGGTGACGTACGGCTCCGGCGAGCTATCCCGGGCGTATTTAAAGGGACGCGAGGACGCCGACGAACCGTTCGAGACGGATCCCGCCCACTCGCTCGCGCTGTTCGAAGCGGCGGACGCGTACCTCCGGCTCGGCGGCGGGCGAAACACGATGGCGACCGCTGACGTCGATCCCGAGACGCGTCGGGCCCACGCCCGCTCACGGACCGGGATCCGGGAGGCACGGATGGACGCCGACTGGGTCTCCACGGTCCACCCGACGCGGAGCCTCGCCCAACAGGCAGGGATGTCGATCGAGGCGTATCGCGAGTTCGTCTACGGCGCGGTCCTGCGCGACTGGGAGGCGCTCGCCGCGGAGATGGACCGACTCAAGCAGCTCCTCGATGCCGGCTCGGAGGTGCGGATCCGGATCGACCGCGAGGACCGCCCGACGACGGACCTGACCGTCGGGATCGAGAACCGGACCGCGGTCAACTCCGCGGCCTCCGTGGCCTACGACTCCCACAACCTCCCCTCCGGCGAGGTGTTCACCGCGCCGGCGACCGCCACGGGGGAGATCCATTTCGACGTGCCGATGACCATCTCCGGGCGTCGCGTTCGGGACGTTCGCCTCGAAGTCGACGACGGCGAGGTCGTGGATTTCGCGGCGGCCACGAACGAGGACGCGCTCGCGTCGATCCTCGAGACCGACGCGGGCGCCCGGCGGTTCGGCGAGCTCGGGATCGGGATGAACCGCGGGATCGACCGGTTCACCGACTCGATCCTCTTCGACGAGAAGATGGCCGGTACCGTCCACCTCGCGCTCGGCCGCGCCTACGACGCCTGCCTTCCCGAGGGCGAGTCCGGCAACGACTCGGCGGTCCACGTCGACCTGATCGCGGACGTCACCACGAACGCGTCGATCGCGATCGACGGCGAGGTGATCCAGCGAAACGGGATCTTCCGGTGGGAAGGCGGCTTCGAGGAGTGA
- a CDS encoding nucleoside recognition protein — protein sequence MFGAATIDPALWTVHQSMVELPRTVLALQASLGAQIPPTSAIVAGTVALLREVLPRLARITVFIALGVFIANLVVSFGLIRYIAGVAGYLTRPANLPDEVGTAILTTAASTTAGYATLAEYRESGLLDDRATIVAVMINTFFGFVQHVFTYYVPVLIPILGFHTGVLYVSIRAGISMAITIAGVVIGGLVLSSRNVDRSALADLETGHEGDATGNDASGAADDSSDSPRDRAREAAGKTAGTLRRIVPRLAVVYTLVIALITHVDVEALTGVAEPLTAALGLPGASVAIVAVYSLDTTAGAVAIAPLIGETFTPRTAVITMLLGGIVSFAVSTFKRSIPFQFGIWGPEFGAKVIAVNTAMKLVFITVAVAGLLLAP from the coding sequence GTGTTCGGAGCCGCGACCATCGACCCGGCCCTCTGGACGGTTCACCAGTCGATGGTCGAGCTTCCACGGACGGTGCTCGCGCTCCAGGCGAGCCTAGGGGCCCAGATCCCCCCGACGAGCGCGATCGTTGCCGGGACGGTCGCGCTCCTCCGGGAGGTCCTTCCGCGACTGGCCCGCATCACCGTCTTCATCGCGCTCGGCGTCTTCATCGCCAATCTGGTCGTCTCGTTCGGGTTGATCCGGTACATCGCCGGAGTGGCGGGCTACCTCACCCGACCCGCCAACCTTCCGGACGAGGTCGGCACCGCGATCCTGACGACGGCGGCGTCGACGACCGCCGGCTACGCCACGCTCGCCGAGTACCGCGAGTCGGGGTTGCTCGACGACCGCGCGACGATCGTCGCCGTGATGATAAACACGTTCTTCGGGTTCGTACAGCACGTCTTCACCTACTACGTGCCCGTTTTGATCCCGATACTCGGGTTTCACACGGGCGTCCTCTACGTCTCGATCCGCGCCGGGATCTCGATGGCGATCACGATCGCCGGCGTGGTCATCGGCGGGCTCGTCCTCTCCTCTCGGAACGTCGACCGGTCGGCGCTCGCGGACCTCGAGACCGGCCACGAGGGCGATGCGACCGGAAACGACGCATCGGGAGCCGCCGACGACTCGTCCGATTCACCCCGTGACCGAGCGCGTGAAGCGGCCGGAAAGACCGCCGGCACGCTCCGGCGGATCGTGCCCCGGTTGGCCGTCGTCTACACGCTCGTGATCGCGCTCATCACCCACGTCGACGTCGAGGCGCTGACCGGCGTGGCCGAACCCCTGACGGCGGCGCTCGGGCTTCCCGGCGCGTCGGTGGCAATCGTGGCCGTCTACTCGCTGGACACCACCGCCGGGGCGGTGGCGATCGCGCCGCTCATCGGCGAGACCTTCACCCCGCGGACCGCAGTGATCACGATGCTGCTCGGCGGGATCGTCTCCTTCGCGGTCTCGACGTTCAAGCGGTCCATCCCCTTCCAGTTCGGGATCTGGGGCCCCGAGTTCGGCGCGAAGGTGATCGCGGTCAACACCGCGATGAAACTCGTGTTCATCACGGTCGCGGTGGCCGGGCTCCTGCTGGCGCCGTGA
- a CDS encoding HPP family protein gives MVRRRVYTSLYASLLFTVLGSVAWVTGQPFIFPSLGPSAFILAFDRHGGRDRARRVIGSHLIGAVAGLAAYLLLAAGVTLVESPAPASLDGLRLAASGTVSIAATSWAMIATDTNHAPACATTLIVSLGLLSTPRAAATIVVAVAVLVAAHEATLAAAGRVREQLVG, from the coding sequence GTGGTCAGACGTCGCGTGTACACGAGCCTGTACGCCAGCCTCCTGTTCACCGTCCTCGGGAGCGTCGCGTGGGTCACCGGGCAGCCGTTCATCTTCCCGAGCCTCGGCCCCTCGGCGTTCATCTTGGCCTTCGACCGCCACGGCGGGCGCGACCGAGCCCGGCGCGTGATCGGCAGCCACCTGATCGGCGCGGTCGCGGGGCTGGCGGCCTACCTCCTGCTTGCCGCCGGCGTGACCCTCGTCGAGTCGCCGGCCCCGGCCTCCCTCGACGGCCTCCGGCTCGCGGCGTCGGGGACGGTCTCGATCGCGGCCACGAGCTGGGCGATGATCGCCACCGACACGAACCACGCGCCGGCGTGTGCGACGACGCTCATCGTCTCGCTCGGACTGTTGTCGACGCCGCGGGCCGCCGCAACGATCGTGGTCGCGGTCGCGGTGCTCGTGGCCGCACACGAGGCCACGCTGGCCGCCGCTGGTCGGGTTCGTGAGCAACTGGTGGGCTAG
- a CDS encoding outer membrane protein assembly factor BamB family protein → MSNPPDEPPRDPRSPSRRRYLAGVAAAAATGAAGCLGGWGHTTLDRSQADFDPEPLPGDRTYPDDPDVTMFRRGLRRLGYYPDATVPDAVTVNWQFPVNYIGHTAAKASPRPAPDDETIVIPGDTGLVHAVGPKGRHRWTQRTGATSLGIHGTAAIVDGIAYIGGYDGDLYAFDVETGKQVWRTSRMAFDGAIAIGSSPAYWDGVLYVVVEYNNPPAGTLWAVDADTGRPLWSDDRLWGMPHPSVSIDPEYERLITASNDGVCYCWKFPSLEFEWSFQTGAEIKGTIPQYEGRAFVGSWDGHFYCLDTDAGEELWSFETGQIIMSNPGVDPETGIVYMGNDDEYVYALDMETGDVVWSRDVGGHVIGSLTVTSDAVLVGSYDRNLYALEKDTGEVRWTVPNNGHVTSAAVPHDGRIYYAERADITGYWNDDEPTTVRTPGHAYCLVDDS, encoded by the coding sequence ATGTCGAACCCGCCAGACGAACCGCCCCGCGATCCGCGCTCCCCCTCCCGTCGCCGGTATCTCGCCGGCGTCGCCGCCGCGGCGGCGACCGGCGCGGCCGGCTGTCTCGGCGGCTGGGGCCATACGACCCTCGACCGATCGCAGGCCGACTTCGATCCCGAGCCGCTCCCGGGCGACCGAACGTATCCCGACGATCCGGACGTGACGATGTTCCGGCGCGGGCTGCGCCGGCTGGGATATTATCCGGACGCGACCGTCCCCGACGCGGTCACGGTCAACTGGCAGTTCCCGGTGAACTACATCGGCCACACCGCCGCGAAGGCGAGCCCGCGACCCGCGCCCGACGACGAGACGATCGTGATCCCGGGCGATACGGGGCTCGTTCACGCGGTCGGCCCGAAGGGCCGCCACCGGTGGACCCAGCGGACCGGCGCCACCTCGCTCGGGATCCACGGCACCGCGGCGATCGTCGACGGGATCGCCTACATCGGCGGCTACGACGGGGACCTGTACGCCTTCGACGTCGAGACCGGCAAACAGGTCTGGCGCACCTCGCGGATGGCCTTCGACGGCGCGATCGCGATCGGTTCGAGCCCGGCCTACTGGGACGGGGTCCTCTACGTCGTCGTGGAGTACAACAACCCGCCGGCCGGGACGCTGTGGGCGGTCGACGCCGACACCGGCCGGCCGCTCTGGAGCGACGACCGGCTGTGGGGAATGCCCCATCCCTCGGTCTCGATCGACCCCGAGTACGAGCGGCTGATCACGGCCTCGAACGACGGCGTCTGCTACTGCTGGAAGTTCCCCTCGTTGGAGTTCGAGTGGTCCTTCCAGACCGGCGCGGAGATCAAGGGCACGATCCCGCAGTACGAGGGCCGCGCGTTCGTGGGGTCCTGGGACGGCCACTTCTACTGTCTCGACACCGACGCCGGCGAGGAGCTGTGGTCCTTCGAGACCGGCCAGATAATCATGTCCAACCCCGGCGTCGATCCCGAGACCGGGATCGTGTACATGGGGAACGACGACGAGTACGTCTACGCCCTGGACATGGAGACCGGCGACGTGGTCTGGTCGCGGGACGTCGGGGGTCACGTCATCGGATCGCTGACGGTCACGTCCGACGCGGTGCTCGTCGGGTCGTACGACCGGAACCTCTACGCCCTCGAGAAGGACACCGGCGAGGTTCGGTGGACGGTCCCGAACAACGGCCACGTCACGAGCGCCGCGGTGCCCCACGACGGCCGGATCTACTACGCCGAGCGCGCCGACATCACCGGCTACTGGAACGACGACGAGCCCACGACCGTCCGGACGCCCGGGCACGCCTACTGTCTCGTCGACGATTCCTGA
- a CDS encoding nitrous oxide reductase accessory protein NosL, with the protein MNRRQFLTASAVLGGFGSTAGCLGRLSAGSENATPEPVDLSGGKFDDDHGMEIGPHGGANGQLYYAKHAPEDREGGPFWFHTLVSSLFPFHFDRLDRGWETEAIYVTDFSAVDWTIEDRESGPTMPSPTAPETFADATTLTYVVESDVRGGMGPGLHPFSEADEAAAFVDDHGGRTIGFDDIDRALVQGLRDGK; encoded by the coding sequence GTGAACCGTCGACAGTTTCTCACGGCCTCCGCGGTGCTGGGCGGATTCGGATCGACGGCGGGATGTCTCGGCCGGCTCTCCGCCGGTTCGGAAAACGCAACGCCGGAGCCGGTTGATCTCTCGGGCGGAAAGTTCGACGACGACCACGGAATGGAGATCGGTCCCCACGGGGGTGCGAACGGACAGCTATACTACGCGAAGCACGCTCCGGAGGATCGCGAGGGAGGGCCGTTCTGGTTTCACACGCTCGTGTCCAGTCTGTTTCCGTTTCACTTCGACCGGCTCGATCGTGGGTGGGAGACCGAGGCCATCTACGTGACCGACTTCTCGGCCGTCGACTGGACGATCGAGGACCGGGAGAGCGGTCCGACGATGCCCTCACCCACGGCACCCGAAACGTTCGCCGATGCGACCACGCTCACCTACGTGGTCGAAAGCGACGTCCGTGGCGGGATGGGCCCCGGCCTCCACCCGTTCTCCGAGGCGGACGAGGCCGCGGCGTTCGTCGACGACCACGGCGGACGGACGATCGGCTTCGACGACATCGATCGGGCGCTCGTACAGGGACTCCGGGACGGGAAATGA